From the genome of Apostichopus japonicus isolate 1M-3 chromosome 17, ASM3797524v1, whole genome shotgun sequence:
aattaggtgttgtataaatagGGTTCATTCATACTTGTTAAAAATTGTCGAATCTGATTTTGGCCTATTGTCGTCAGGCTGATCGTGCATTAAACATGTTGATAATGCAATGTCAACTCACCGGCGGATGAACATAAGTTGAAAAAAACGACAATCTTGGCAGGCTTTAAACCCAATCCCAGAGCTATAGCTGGCTAAgttaattcaaaacaaaaggATCAGATCAAGACGTATGGTATGGCAACGAGCTCTCGACTCATTGAGAACTACATAGCTAAGCACtgtgtatactgtactatatgACGTATTCATAGTACACGTAAATGACCGTTATGTCGACTAACGCTTTCGCTGTACGGCTCGGTCCATGTTGTTATGTTAACTGGACGCACGCGCAGTAGACCTATGCCCTTACATCAGATCGTTATGCtgcacatgtttttttttcaatgtatacataaatactgtcattttcttgtctttttatTTGCTGATTTTACATTGATCTGAGACTTTTAGCtataataaaaatgaagaaaaacggGTACCTTTTTGTGACAATCattggggttttttttctctcaaggtttttattaaattgtaacGTCCTGAGATTAAACTTAACGTGTATTTAGTGCCATGTGTGAATGAACAGTTCGTGCATTATCCCGAGATTAACAAACggtagaccgttgattaacccctaaTTATTGTTATAGCGCCAAAAACCCTCTCTGCGTAATTTATGGCTCTGTACTCTAATAACGCGCCGACAAGTTTTACACGCATTGGTGCTTTGCGTCAAAGCCATTATATCTAATGCGCGCGTACAACAAACATAATCCACGGATCATTGTGACAAAACAGATATTATAGCAAGACTACATGAGTGAAATAAGCTTTTAACTTAATGTTTTATTGTGAAAGCAGTCGTAGCTGGagtttatatatagtttatatagcGATATTTTCACTGTCGAATTGTGCATATAGTTAATATCATGGGTTCAGCAGCAATCGCATCCAAGCACCAATCTCAGTTAGCTGGAAACTCATTTGAGCATGTGTTCCCAGCAAAGACTATTCCTAAGAGAAGGAATAAACCATCCACGGAAAATGGAACAACTTCGAACCCGACAGGAAGTTTAGCAAAGAGTTCCGTCGATGGAGAAATGATCAATTTCGACAAACATCTGGAAGACATTTTTGGTCCGTTTACGAAAACCAAGCCGGATATCGATAGACAAACGGCGAGCAATTCGGATGACAGTAAGTCGGATGATTCAAAATTCGATCTGGTCGTTTTACTGTCGGCTGAGGATCTCCATAGCAACCATAAAGGGATGTCGACATCCATTCCGAGCTTTGATGATCAACTTGACAGTCTAGCCGATGACATCGACGATGCCTTAACCGGTCACGATGACGTCATGAAAGCAATACGAGGGCATTCTTTAACCAGGGTCGATTCGAGTGTAGGAATAATGGACCCTGGCGGTGAATTGAGGAAGAAAGGAAGCGCAATAGAACCCCTA
Proteins encoded in this window:
- the LOC139984198 gene encoding uncharacterized protein, translated to MGSAAIASKHQSQLAGNSFEHVFPAKTIPKRRNKPSTENGTTSNPTGSLAKSSVDGEMINFDKHLEDIFGPFTKTKPDIDRQTASNSDDSKSDDSKFDLVVLLSAEDLHSNHKGMSTSIPSFDDQLDSLADDIDDALTGHDDVMKAIRGHSLTRVDSSVGIMDPGGELRKKGSAIEPLPGVIPIRVNWSDPEKIMRQERLLHKTFEAKIKSLQDVTINIVQEPHAEVDVKNTQTSTGSGDSHDSITPNEPVTKPKPIIIQFEYSNEELELMRSIEKEYGWQH